A portion of the Micromonospora tarapacensis genome contains these proteins:
- a CDS encoding acyl-CoA carboxylase subunit beta — MTVDGEALEQLRKRVLAGGADRYHAANAAKGKLFARERVALLVDEGSFVEDGLHANALAEGLPADGVVTGTATIDGRQVCLMANDSTVKAGSWGARTVEKIIRIIERAYDTAVPMVYLVDSAGARITDQVELFPGRRGAGKIFWNQVRASGSIPQVCALFGPSAAGGAYIPAFCDVVAMVDGNASMYLGSDRMVEMVTGEKTTLEAMGGARVHCAESGVGHFLCKTEADALDVVRRYLSYLPANWTQAPPAAPAVRAPARVDLAALVPASERQAFDMRRYVKGLLDEDSFFEIQALWAKELTIGFGRLNGEVVGVVGNNSMFKGGVLFVDSADKATRFVQLCDAFNVPLLFLSDVPGFMVGSAVERQGIIRHGAKMITAISEATVPKICVVVRKAYGAGLYAMAGPGFEPDATIALPTAKIAVMGAEAAVNAVYANKIAAIEDEGERAAFVAAKREEYERDIDIVRLASELVVDAIVEPDELRAELVRRFAAARGKQRHFSRRRHGVTPV; from the coding sequence GTACCATGCGGCGAACGCGGCCAAGGGCAAGCTGTTCGCCCGGGAACGGGTCGCCCTGCTGGTGGACGAGGGATCGTTCGTCGAGGACGGGCTCCACGCCAACGCGCTCGCCGAAGGGCTGCCCGCCGACGGCGTGGTGACCGGCACCGCCACCATCGACGGCCGGCAGGTCTGCCTGATGGCCAACGACTCCACGGTCAAGGCCGGCAGCTGGGGCGCGCGCACCGTCGAGAAGATCATCCGGATCATCGAGCGGGCGTACGACACGGCCGTGCCGATGGTCTACCTGGTCGACTCGGCCGGTGCCCGGATCACCGACCAGGTCGAGCTGTTCCCGGGTCGGCGCGGCGCCGGCAAGATCTTCTGGAACCAGGTGCGCGCCTCCGGCTCGATCCCGCAGGTCTGCGCGCTGTTCGGGCCGAGCGCGGCCGGTGGCGCGTACATTCCCGCGTTCTGCGACGTGGTGGCCATGGTCGACGGCAACGCCAGCATGTACCTCGGCTCCGACCGGATGGTCGAGATGGTCACCGGTGAGAAGACCACCCTGGAGGCGATGGGCGGGGCGCGGGTGCACTGCGCCGAGTCCGGCGTCGGGCACTTCCTCTGCAAGACCGAGGCCGACGCGCTCGACGTGGTGCGTCGCTACCTGTCGTACCTGCCGGCCAACTGGACCCAGGCCCCACCGGCCGCGCCGGCCGTCCGGGCGCCGGCCAGGGTCGACCTCGCCGCGCTGGTGCCGGCGAGCGAACGGCAGGCGTTCGACATGCGACGGTACGTCAAGGGTCTGCTCGACGAGGACTCGTTCTTCGAGATCCAGGCGCTCTGGGCCAAGGAGCTGACCATCGGCTTCGGTCGGCTGAACGGCGAGGTCGTCGGCGTGGTCGGCAACAACTCGATGTTCAAGGGCGGCGTGCTCTTCGTCGACTCGGCCGACAAGGCGACCCGGTTCGTGCAGCTCTGCGACGCGTTCAACGTGCCGTTGCTGTTCCTGTCCGACGTGCCCGGGTTCATGGTGGGCAGTGCGGTCGAGCGGCAGGGCATCATCCGACACGGCGCCAAGATGATCACTGCGATCTCGGAGGCGACCGTACCCAAGATCTGTGTGGTGGTCCGCAAGGCGTACGGCGCCGGCCTCTACGCCATGGCCGGGCCGGGCTTCGAGCCGGACGCCACCATCGCCCTGCCCACCGCGAAGATCGCGGTGATGGGCGCGGAGGCCGCGGTCAACGCGGTGTACGCGAACAAGATCGCCGCGATCGAGGACGAGGGCGAGCGGGCCGCGTTCGTCGCCGCGAAGCGCGAGGAGTACGAGCGGGACATCGACATCGTCCGGCTCGCCAGCGAACTGGTGGTCGACGCCATCGTCGAGCCGGACGAGCTGCGCGCCGAGCTGGTCCGCCGGTTCGCCGCCGCCCGGGGCAAGCAGCGGCACTTCTCCCGCCGACGGCACGGCGTCACCCCGGTCTGA
- a CDS encoding acyl-CoA dehydrogenase family protein → MDFRLTEEHEALRDSVRDFAREVVAPVIAEHYEQHTFPYEIIRQMGKMGLFGLPFAEEHGGMGGDYFALCLALEELARVDSSVAITLEAAVSLGAMPIYRFGTDEQRARWLPRLLSGEALAGFGLTEPGFGSDAGGTETRAVLDEAAGEWVINGSKAFITNSGTDITVLVTVTAVTGIRPDGSKELSTIIVPSGTPGFTVAPGYSKVGWTASDTHELTFDDCRVPAENLLGERGRGFAQFLRILDEGRIAIAALAVGLAQGCVDESIKYAKERHAFGQPIGNYQAIQFKIADMELKAYTARLAYYDAAARMSAGEPFKRQAAIAKLHASTVAVDNAREATQIHGGYGFMNEYPVARFWRDSKILEIGEGTSEVQRMIIARDLGM, encoded by the coding sequence ATGGACTTCCGGCTCACCGAGGAGCACGAGGCGCTGCGAGACAGCGTGCGGGACTTCGCCCGTGAGGTGGTCGCGCCGGTGATCGCGGAGCACTACGAGCAGCACACCTTCCCGTACGAGATCATCCGGCAGATGGGCAAGATGGGACTGTTCGGCCTGCCCTTCGCCGAGGAGCACGGCGGCATGGGCGGCGACTACTTCGCCCTCTGCCTGGCCCTGGAGGAACTCGCCCGGGTCGACTCCAGCGTGGCGATCACCCTGGAGGCGGCGGTCTCGTTGGGAGCCATGCCGATCTACCGCTTCGGCACCGACGAGCAGCGGGCCCGATGGCTGCCGCGGCTGCTCAGCGGCGAGGCGCTGGCCGGCTTCGGGCTCACCGAGCCGGGCTTCGGCTCGGACGCGGGAGGCACCGAGACCCGGGCCGTGCTGGACGAGGCGGCGGGTGAGTGGGTGATCAACGGGTCGAAGGCGTTCATCACGAACTCGGGCACCGACATCACCGTCCTGGTCACCGTGACCGCGGTGACGGGCATCCGGCCGGACGGCTCGAAGGAACTGTCCACCATCATCGTGCCGAGCGGGACGCCCGGATTCACCGTGGCACCGGGCTATTCCAAGGTCGGCTGGACCGCCTCGGACACCCACGAGCTGACGTTCGACGACTGCCGGGTGCCGGCGGAGAACCTGCTCGGCGAGCGTGGCCGGGGCTTCGCCCAGTTCCTGCGCATCCTCGACGAGGGTCGGATCGCCATCGCCGCGCTGGCCGTGGGCCTCGCCCAGGGCTGCGTCGACGAGTCGATCAAGTACGCGAAGGAGCGCCACGCCTTCGGCCAGCCGATCGGCAACTACCAGGCGATCCAGTTCAAGATCGCCGACATGGAGTTGAAGGCGTACACCGCGCGGCTGGCCTACTACGACGCCGCGGCCCGGATGTCGGCCGGTGAGCCGTTCAAGCGGCAGGCGGCGATCGCCAAGCTGCACGCCAGCACGGTCGCGGTGGACAACGCCCGGGAGGCGACCCAGATCCACGGTGGGTACGGCTTCATGAACGAGTACCCGGTGGCCCGGTTCTGGCGGGACTCCAAGATCCTGGAGATCGGCGAGGGTACGTCCGAGGTACAGCGCATGATCATCGCTCGCGATCTCGGCATGTGA
- a CDS encoding MarR family winged helix-turn-helix transcriptional regulator, whose amino-acid sequence MKQNVFEDPRITAVGLLFEVHAGLSARFASQLEEHGLSSVEFEVLTRLTRSPGNQLRMTDLAAQTSLSTSGVTRVVDRMERDGLITRRACPSDRRSSYAVVTPAGLRRLDESLPGHLQLIEDWFTGQLDPAALAALLDGLRRVRDAVHPCATAGSSSAPAEDESPAESGATSVRR is encoded by the coding sequence GTGAAGCAGAACGTGTTCGAGGACCCTCGGATCACCGCTGTCGGGCTGCTCTTCGAGGTGCATGCCGGGTTGTCCGCCCGGTTCGCCAGCCAACTCGAAGAGCACGGTCTGTCATCGGTCGAGTTCGAGGTGCTGACCAGACTCACCCGGTCGCCCGGCAACCAGTTGCGGATGACCGACCTCGCCGCCCAGACCTCGCTCTCCACCAGCGGCGTCACCCGCGTGGTGGACCGGATGGAGCGCGACGGACTGATCACCAGGCGCGCCTGCCCCTCCGACCGGCGCAGTTCGTACGCAGTCGTGACACCGGCCGGCCTGCGCCGGCTCGACGAGAGCCTGCCCGGACACCTTCAACTCATCGAAGACTGGTTCACCGGTCAGCTCGACCCGGCCGCGTTGGCTGCACTGCTCGACGGCCTGCGCCGGGTGCGGGACGCCGTCCATCCCTGCGCCACCGCCGGCAGCAGTTCCGCTCCGGCCGAGGACGAGTCCCCGGCCGAGAGCGGGGCGACTTCCGTCCGCCGCTGA
- a CDS encoding YceI family protein, whose amino-acid sequence MTSSTESVTREWNGLTIPAAGTYLLDVAHKRVGFVARHMMVSKVRGEFADASATITIAEEPLQSSVSATIQAASINTAQSDRDAHLRSPEFLDAEKFATLEYRSTGVKSHQGNEFVLAGELTIKDVTRPVELKVEFEGVGRSPFGQDIFGFSASTEIDREEFGLTWNVALESGGVLVGKKIKIEIEGEAIRQS is encoded by the coding sequence ATGACCAGCAGCACCGAGTCGGTTACCCGCGAATGGAACGGCCTCACCATCCCGGCAGCCGGCACCTACCTGCTGGATGTGGCGCACAAGCGGGTCGGCTTCGTTGCCCGGCACATGATGGTAAGCAAGGTGCGCGGCGAGTTCGCCGATGCGAGCGCCACCATCACCATCGCCGAGGAGCCGCTGCAGTCCTCGGTCTCCGCCACCATCCAGGCCGCCAGCATCAACACGGCGCAGTCCGACCGGGACGCACACCTGCGCAGCCCGGAGTTCCTCGACGCCGAGAAGTTCGCCACGCTGGAGTACCGCAGCACCGGCGTGAAGTCGCACCAGGGCAACGAGTTCGTCCTCGCCGGTGAGCTCACGATCAAGGACGTCACCCGCCCGGTCGAGCTGAAGGTCGAGTTCGAGGGTGTCGGCCGCAGCCCCTTCGGTCAGGACATCTTCGGCTTCTCCGCGAGCACCGAGATCGACCGCGAGGAGTTCGGTCTGACCTGGAACGTCGCCCTGGAGTCCGGCGGTGTCCTGGTCGGCAAGAAGATCAAGATCGAGATCGAGGGCGAGGCCATCCGGCAGTCCTGA
- a CDS encoding glutamate--cysteine ligase, with protein MGRDVDRAAFSREDRVRYRQKVRRCLDVFALMLDDFGFDADRPMTGLEIELNLMDPAAEPAMRNEEILAAIADPLFQTELGQFNLELNANPRLISGTGFADYERDLHASLGRANDRAARSDTRIVLVGILPTLNERHLVADNISTSERYRVLNDQIVGARGEDIELDIRGVERLRTHNDSIAPEAACTSLQFHLQVAPDSFADYWNASQAIAAAQVAVGANSAFLYGRQLWAETRIALFEQATDTRPDELKAQGVRPRVWFGERWITSIFDLFEENVRYFPPLLPICESEDPVEVLHAGGVPELAELRLHNGTVYRWNRPVYDIMDGRPHLRVENRVLPAGPTVVDMLANAAFYFGLVRGLAEADRPVWSQLTFSSAEENFHAAARRGMDAVLHWPRLGAVPATTLVLDVLLPIAADGLDGFGVAAAERDRLLGIIEQRCRTGRNGAVWQTATVWAAERHLGLERRAALHHMLQRYAELQYTNEPVHTWPLD; from the coding sequence ATGGGCAGGGACGTCGATCGAGCCGCCTTCTCCCGTGAGGATCGGGTCCGGTACCGGCAGAAGGTCCGCCGCTGCCTGGACGTGTTCGCGCTGATGCTGGACGACTTCGGCTTCGATGCCGACCGGCCGATGACCGGGCTGGAGATCGAACTCAACCTGATGGACCCGGCCGCCGAGCCGGCCATGCGCAACGAGGAGATCCTCGCCGCGATCGCCGACCCCCTGTTCCAGACCGAACTGGGGCAGTTCAACCTGGAGTTGAACGCCAATCCTCGCCTGATCTCCGGCACAGGTTTCGCCGACTACGAGCGTGACCTGCATGCGAGCCTGGGCCGGGCGAACGATCGGGCGGCGCGGTCGGACACCCGGATCGTCCTGGTCGGCATCCTGCCCACGCTCAACGAACGGCACCTGGTGGCGGACAACATCTCCACCAGCGAGCGGTACCGGGTGCTCAACGATCAGATCGTCGGTGCCAGAGGCGAGGACATCGAACTCGACATCCGGGGCGTCGAGCGACTGCGTACGCACAACGACTCGATCGCACCGGAGGCCGCCTGCACCAGCCTCCAGTTCCACCTTCAGGTTGCGCCGGACAGCTTCGCCGACTACTGGAACGCCTCGCAGGCGATCGCCGCGGCCCAGGTGGCGGTCGGCGCCAACTCGGCCTTCCTGTACGGCCGCCAGCTCTGGGCGGAGACCCGGATCGCCCTGTTCGAGCAGGCCACCGACACCCGACCCGACGAGCTGAAGGCCCAGGGCGTGCGCCCCCGGGTCTGGTTCGGCGAACGCTGGATCACGTCGATCTTCGACCTGTTCGAGGAGAACGTCCGCTACTTCCCGCCGTTGCTGCCGATCTGCGAGAGCGAGGACCCGGTGGAGGTCCTGCACGCCGGCGGGGTGCCAGAGCTGGCCGAGTTGCGACTGCACAACGGCACCGTGTACCGGTGGAACCGGCCGGTTTACGACATCATGGACGGTCGTCCGCACCTGCGGGTGGAGAACCGGGTGCTACCGGCCGGGCCGACCGTGGTCGACATGCTGGCCAACGCCGCCTTCTACTTCGGGCTGGTCCGGGGCCTGGCCGAGGCCGACCGGCCGGTCTGGAGCCAACTCACCTTCAGCTCCGCCGAGGAGAACTTCCACGCCGCCGCCCGGCGTGGCATGGACGCGGTCCTGCACTGGCCCCGGCTCGGCGCGGTGCCGGCGACCACGCTGGTGCTCGACGTGCTGCTGCCGATCGCCGCGGACGGTCTCGACGGCTTCGGTGTCGCCGCGGCCGAGCGGGACCGCCTGCTCGGCATCATCGAGCAGCGCTGCCGTACCGGTCGTAACGGGGCGGTCTGGCAGACCGCCACGGTGTGGGCGGCAGAGCGGCACCTGGGTCTGGAGCGCCGCGCCGCCCTGCACCACATGCTGCAGCGCTACGCCGAGTTGCAGTACACCAACGAGCCGGTGCACACCTGGCCGCTCGACTGA
- a CDS encoding PASTA domain-containing protein has translation MTHETTDGRPGVGDTGRNRTTLIVGGGLAAVLLAVIGAAGGWVLAGDQQRPVAAPSGGTTSSTPVAQTSPPRERPTPTSTPSSSPMTSRPSGLTVPDLVGMDFEDAREELRDRGLGWQFVFGSGSSSSVLSTRPAPGTPVRRGVTVVVTVAGAAPPNEVPDLLGESCGEARNELVEDGFSPRYPTGRSGTVTAQQPTGGTIARWNDIVRIWCGRAPNEDESPPAL, from the coding sequence ATGACGCACGAAACCACGGACGGGCGACCGGGGGTCGGTGACACCGGCCGGAATCGGACGACCTTGATCGTCGGTGGCGGTCTCGCCGCGGTGCTGCTCGCCGTCATCGGGGCGGCCGGCGGCTGGGTGCTGGCCGGCGACCAGCAGCGGCCGGTGGCCGCACCGTCCGGCGGCACCACCAGCAGCACCCCCGTCGCGCAGACCTCTCCGCCGCGCGAACGGCCGACGCCCACCAGCACACCGAGCAGCAGTCCCATGACCTCCCGGCCGAGCGGGCTGACCGTGCCGGACCTGGTCGGCATGGACTTCGAGGACGCCCGGGAGGAACTGCGGGACCGGGGGCTGGGCTGGCAGTTCGTCTTCGGCAGCGGGAGCAGTTCCAGCGTGCTCAGCACGAGACCGGCGCCGGGTACGCCGGTCAGGCGCGGCGTCACGGTCGTGGTCACCGTGGCCGGGGCCGCGCCACCGAACGAGGTGCCGGATCTGCTCGGTGAGTCGTGCGGCGAGGCGAGGAACGAACTCGTCGAGGACGGCTTCTCGCCTCGCTATCCCACCGGGCGTTCCGGAACGGTCACCGCCCAGCAGCCGACCGGCGGCACCATCGCGCGGTGGAACGACATCGTGCGGATCTGGTGTGGCAGAGCCCCGAACGAGGACGAGAGCCCGCCGGCGCTGTGA
- a CDS encoding PASTA domain-containing protein, with protein MSDDRQEPTEGQPDDRTRPISPAGGDPDETAPLGPTPDETAPLGRAPDETAPLDRAAGSAARADEDASLPPAQRSGPAAWSGRAEVPSVRPGADPESAGGEWYPDEQGGRPWWLPILWGIVLLILLSLLGVGIWLARQAMDGGGSSPESPQPTTQAPPTSASPSPTRPSPSPPPTSAAPVEVPVPPLVGLPEAAARALLDGLDLDHQVEYRPSDQPAGTVISTDPEAGELVEAGDQVTLVVATTSPSPSLTTGEPTTEPTTEPTATASPTG; from the coding sequence ATGAGCGACGACCGCCAGGAGCCGACCGAGGGACAACCAGACGATCGGACCCGTCCGATCTCGCCGGCCGGCGGAGACCCGGACGAGACGGCGCCGCTGGGCCCGACTCCCGACGAAACCGCGCCGCTGGGGCGGGCTCCGGACGAAACCGCGCCGCTGGACCGTGCGGCCGGGTCCGCCGCTCGGGCGGACGAGGATGCCTCGTTGCCGCCGGCGCAACGATCGGGGCCGGCGGCGTGGTCGGGGCGCGCGGAGGTGCCGTCGGTGCGGCCGGGTGCCGACCCCGAGTCGGCCGGTGGCGAGTGGTACCCCGATGAGCAGGGCGGTCGACCATGGTGGCTGCCGATCCTCTGGGGCATCGTCCTGCTGATCCTGCTCAGCCTGCTGGGTGTCGGGATCTGGCTGGCCCGTCAGGCAATGGACGGGGGCGGGTCGTCACCGGAGTCACCGCAGCCGACGACGCAGGCCCCGCCGACCAGCGCGTCGCCGTCGCCGACCAGACCTTCACCGTCGCCACCGCCGACGAGTGCCGCCCCGGTCGAGGTGCCGGTGCCACCGCTGGTCGGCCTGCCGGAAGCTGCGGCGCGGGCGCTGCTCGACGGGCTCGACCTGGACCATCAGGTGGAGTACCGCCCGTCGGACCAGCCGGCCGGGACCGTCATCTCCACCGACCCCGAGGCGGGCGAGCTGGTCGAGGCGGGCGACCAGGTGACGTTGGTCGTCGCCACGACGAGCCCGAGCCCGTCGCTGACGACGGGTGAGCCGACGACCGAGCCGACGACGGAGCCGACCGCCACGGCGAGCCCCACCGGGTGA
- a CDS encoding helix-turn-helix domain-containing protein: MSERRSPTIRRRRLGAELRRQRETAGITIESVAEQLECSASKVSRIETGHTTATPRDVRDMLRIYGVVGAESDELVQIAREARQKGWWHPYSTVLVGAYVGLEAAASSIRAYEQQVVPGLLETEDYASAMIRAARPDFTPDQVQQRVRVRLGRQSLLTQDDPVDLWVVLDEAVLSRPVGGDTVMRDQLSRLVEVAQLPNVTLQILPFEVGAHAGMDGTFTILSFPEPGDPDVVYAENATGGLFLEKSDELQKYSFIFDHIRAAAIRPEESVAFIARLAEEPLWKWRRRESPWT, translated from the coding sequence GTGAGCGAGCGGCGCAGCCCGACCATCCGGCGGCGCCGGCTCGGCGCGGAACTGCGCCGCCAGCGCGAGACCGCCGGGATAACCATCGAGTCGGTCGCGGAGCAGTTGGAATGCTCGGCGTCCAAAGTCTCGCGGATCGAGACCGGGCACACCACCGCGACTCCCCGCGACGTGCGGGACATGCTCCGGATCTACGGCGTCGTGGGTGCCGAGAGCGACGAGCTGGTGCAGATCGCCCGCGAGGCGCGGCAGAAGGGGTGGTGGCACCCCTACAGCACGGTGCTGGTCGGGGCGTACGTCGGCCTGGAGGCGGCGGCCAGCTCGATTCGTGCGTACGAGCAGCAGGTGGTGCCCGGCCTGCTGGAGACCGAGGACTACGCCAGCGCGATGATCCGCGCCGCCCGCCCCGATTTCACCCCTGACCAGGTGCAGCAAAGGGTGCGTGTCCGACTCGGTCGTCAGTCGTTACTGACCCAGGATGATCCGGTCGATCTGTGGGTGGTGCTCGATGAGGCGGTGTTGAGCCGTCCGGTGGGTGGGGACACGGTCATGCGTGACCAGCTCAGTCGGTTGGTGGAGGTGGCCCAACTGCCGAACGTGACGCTGCAGATCCTGCCGTTCGAGGTGGGGGCGCACGCCGGCATGGACGGCACCTTCACGATCCTCAGCTTCCCCGAACCCGGTGATCCGGATGTCGTGTACGCGGAGAACGCCACGGGTGGGCTCTTCCTGGAGAAGAGCGACGAACTACAGAAGTACAGCTTCATCTTCGATCACATTCGAGCAGCGGCCATACGTCCGGAGGAGTCCGTCGCATTCATCGCGAGACTGGCAGAGGAGCCGTTGTGGAAATGGCGACGCAGGGAATCCCCGTGGACCTGA
- a CDS encoding DUF397 domain-containing protein, translated as MATQGIPVDLTQASWFKSSKSGPNCDNCVEVAYVTGAVGVRDSKDKAGPALVFAPDGWHAFVARTRDGAFGRD; from the coding sequence ATGGCGACGCAGGGAATCCCCGTGGACCTGACGCAGGCAAGCTGGTTCAAGAGCTCGAAGAGCGGACCGAACTGTGACAACTGCGTGGAGGTGGCGTACGTGACCGGGGCGGTCGGCGTCCGGGACTCGAAGGACAAGGCCGGCCCGGCCCTGGTCTTCGCCCCGGATGGCTGGCACGCCTTCGTCGCCCGCACCAGGGACGGCGCGTTCGGCCGGGACTGA
- a CDS encoding S8 family peptidase yields the protein MGLPHRSVLVGLATLAMVAAATPAMAAEPVGTVRSADAATAVDGSYIVVFKNSEVSRGAVGSSVDRLLRRHGGATARTYNSAVRGAELRVSARAAARIAADPAVAYVEQNQVVSIAGTQTNPPSWGLDRIDQRNLPLDNSYTYPNTATNVTSYVIDTGIRTTHSDFGGRATWGTNTVDSNNTDCNGHGTHVAGTVGGSAYGVAKATRLVAVKVLNCSGSGTTAGVIAGVDWVTANAVKPAAANMSLGGGASSALDNAVTNSINSGVSYALAAGNSSANACNTSPARTPAAITVGATTSTDARASYSNYGTCLDIFAPGSSITSAWHTSNTATNTINGTSMASPHVAGAAALVLSTNPSWSPQQVRDYLVNNATNNVVTNPGSGSPNKLLYVVNGSTPPPVNDFSVSVSPTAGSTAPAGSVTATVATATTNGSAQSVSLSASGLPSGATASFSPATVTSGGSSTLTIGTSASTPAGTYPVTVTGTAASGTRSATYSLTVTGSGGGGCSGTNGTDVAIPDAGSAVTSSITISGCNRNASSASTVAVNIVHTYRGDLVIDLLAPDGSSYRLKNSSIFDGTDNVNATYTVNLSSETANGTWRLRVRDVYRADTGYLNTWTLTL from the coding sequence ATGGGTCTTCCACACAGGTCCGTACTCGTCGGTCTGGCCACGCTGGCCATGGTGGCGGCGGCCACGCCCGCCATGGCGGCCGAGCCGGTCGGCACCGTCCGAAGCGCCGACGCGGCAACCGCCGTCGACGGCAGCTACATCGTCGTTTTCAAGAACAGCGAGGTCAGCCGCGGTGCTGTCGGCTCCTCGGTGGACCGCCTGCTGCGCCGGCACGGCGGTGCCACGGCCCGCACGTACAACTCGGCCGTCCGTGGCGCCGAGCTGCGCGTCAGCGCCCGAGCCGCCGCGCGGATCGCGGCGGACCCCGCCGTCGCGTACGTCGAGCAGAACCAGGTCGTCTCCATCGCCGGCACCCAGACGAACCCCCCGTCCTGGGGGCTGGACCGGATCGACCAGCGGAACCTGCCGCTGGACAACTCGTACACGTACCCCAACACGGCCACGAACGTGACGTCGTACGTCATCGACACCGGCATCCGGACCACCCACTCGGACTTCGGCGGCCGGGCCACCTGGGGCACCAACACGGTCGACTCCAACAACACCGACTGCAACGGCCACGGCACGCACGTCGCCGGCACCGTGGGTGGCTCGGCGTACGGCGTGGCCAAGGCCACCCGCCTGGTGGCGGTCAAGGTGCTGAACTGCTCGGGCAGCGGCACCACCGCCGGCGTCATCGCCGGTGTCGACTGGGTGACCGCGAACGCGGTCAAGCCGGCCGCGGCCAACATGAGCCTCGGCGGCGGGGCCAGCAGTGCGCTCGACAACGCGGTCACCAACTCGATCAACTCCGGCGTGTCGTACGCGCTGGCCGCCGGCAACAGCAGCGCCAACGCCTGCAACACCTCGCCGGCCCGGACCCCGGCGGCGATCACGGTCGGCGCGACCACCAGCACGGACGCACGGGCCTCGTACTCCAACTACGGCACCTGCCTGGACATCTTCGCGCCGGGCTCGTCGATCACCTCGGCCTGGCACACGAGCAACACCGCGACGAACACCATCAACGGCACCTCGATGGCCTCGCCGCACGTGGCCGGTGCCGCCGCCCTGGTGCTCTCGACCAATCCCTCGTGGAGCCCGCAGCAGGTGCGCGACTACCTGGTCAACAACGCCACCAACAACGTGGTGACCAACCCGGGCAGCGGATCACCCAACAAGTTGCTCTACGTGGTCAACGGCAGCACCCCGCCGCCGGTCAACGACTTCTCGGTCTCGGTGTCGCCGACCGCCGGCTCCACCGCGCCCGCCGGCTCGGTGACCGCGACCGTCGCCACCGCCACCACCAACGGCTCGGCCCAGTCGGTCAGCCTCTCGGCCAGCGGCCTGCCGTCCGGGGCGACCGCCTCGTTCAGCCCGGCCACGGTCACCTCGGGCGGGTCGTCGACGCTGACCATCGGCACCTCGGCCAGCACCCCGGCCGGCACGTACCCGGTGACCGTGACGGGCACCGCCGCCTCGGGCACCAGAAGCGCGACGTACTCGCTGACGGTGACTGGCAGCGGCGGCGGTGGCTGCTCCGGGACCAACGGCACCGACGTGGCGATCCCGGACGCGGGTTCGGCCGTGACCAGCTCGATCACGATCTCCGGCTGCAACCGGAACGCCTCGTCGGCGTCGACCGTCGCGGTGAACATCGTGCACACCTACCGTGGCGACCTGGTCATCGACCTGCTCGCCCCGGACGGCTCGTCCTACCGGCTGAAGAACAGCAGCATCTTCGACGGCACGGACAACGTGAACGCCACGTACACGGTGAACCTCTCCAGCGAAACGGCGAACGGCACCTGGCGCCTGCGGGTGCGCGACGTCTACCGCGCTGACACCGGCTACCTCAACACCTGGACGCTCACCCTCTGA
- a CDS encoding WecB/TagA/CpsF family glycosyltransferase, protein MRKRNVLGVLVDATDYPEATERVVAAAQERRPLALTALAVHGVMTGVLDRAHNARLNSFDVVTPDGQPVRWALNLLHGAGLTDRVYGPTLTLHVLSRFADEGLPVYLYGSTEETLARLIPALEEMFPALKIAGVEASKFRRVQPGEDVQIADRIRSSGARLVLVGLGCPRQEVFAYAMRPLLDMPLMAVGAAFDYHAGLLPQPPAWMQRAGLEWFWRLGLEPKRLWRRYVILNPAYLSRLFAQKSGLWKARPPAPANERPTEFAV, encoded by the coding sequence ATGAGGAAGCGGAACGTGCTGGGCGTCCTGGTGGACGCCACCGACTACCCGGAAGCCACCGAGCGGGTCGTCGCCGCCGCGCAGGAGCGCCGCCCGCTGGCACTTACCGCGCTGGCGGTGCACGGCGTGATGACCGGTGTGCTGGACCGGGCGCACAACGCCCGACTCAACTCCTTCGACGTGGTCACCCCGGACGGCCAGCCGGTGCGCTGGGCGCTGAACCTCCTGCACGGCGCCGGGCTCACCGACCGCGTCTACGGGCCGACGCTGACCCTGCACGTGCTCTCCCGTTTCGCCGACGAGGGCCTGCCGGTCTATCTGTACGGCTCGACCGAGGAGACCCTCGCCCGGCTGATCCCGGCGCTGGAGGAGATGTTTCCCGCTCTCAAGATCGCCGGGGTGGAGGCGTCCAAGTTCCGCCGGGTGCAGCCGGGTGAGGACGTGCAGATCGCCGACCGGATCAGGTCCAGCGGCGCCCGGCTGGTCCTGGTCGGGCTGGGCTGCCCGCGCCAGGAGGTCTTCGCGTACGCGATGCGCCCGTTGCTGGACATGCCGTTGATGGCGGTCGGTGCAGCCTTCGACTACCACGCCGGGCTGCTGCCTCAGCCGCCGGCGTGGATGCAGCGCGCCGGGCTGGAATGGTTCTGGCGGCTCGGCCTGGAGCCGAAACGGCTGTGGCGGCGCTACGTGATCCTCAACCCCGCGTACCTGAGCCGGCTGTTCGCCCAGAAGTCCGGGCTGTGGAAGGCCCGGCCGCCCGCGCCGGCCAACGAACGGCCGACCGAGTTCGCGGTCTGA